A genomic window from Laspinema palackyanum D2c includes:
- the hetZ gene encoding heterocyst differentiation protein HetZ has protein sequence MMGKIEGSVEEDIFQLLFTELQQNTRSSDQKCREVADRIAAEVNRICQESQRIKASGEEEKWRVTLSRHRLQQCLFYYNFGARGGRVELHSTLSAMVYRYITPPQIQSSYQARLNLIEDFLQGFYVESLNAFRREAQLEGTFSPTTLLELSEYMAFTERYAKRRIPLSGGRSQQLLILRAQTFSQQQPPETTVDMEQAAEGSSLDSDQTWNDSSVQQVRNAMVDRDLEPADDSLRETVIKEVLAYLQERGQNDCADYFILRLQDLPTNEIEEILGVTPRQRDYLQQRFKYHLIRFALSHRWELVHEWLEADLERNLGLTPERWQQFQDSLEAPQRKLLQLKQQGAKDSDIAKDLECTVNQVQKRWFRLLEAAWHLRNERDSGNNASTDE, from the coding sequence ATGATGGGAAAAATCGAGGGGAGCGTGGAAGAAGATATTTTTCAACTTCTATTTACAGAACTCCAGCAAAATACCCGTTCTTCTGACCAAAAATGCCGGGAAGTCGCCGATCGCATTGCGGCAGAAGTTAACCGGATTTGCCAAGAAAGTCAAAGAATTAAAGCATCAGGAGAAGAAGAAAAATGGAGAGTGACCTTATCTCGGCATCGCTTACAGCAATGTCTCTTTTATTATAATTTTGGGGCGCGAGGGGGGAGAGTGGAATTACACAGTACCCTCAGTGCGATGGTTTATCGCTATATCACGCCGCCTCAAATCCAGTCGAGTTATCAAGCTCGGTTGAACTTGATCGAAGATTTTCTGCAGGGATTTTATGTGGAATCCTTAAATGCCTTTCGACGAGAAGCGCAACTGGAGGGAACCTTTTCCCCAACCACCTTGTTAGAACTGTCGGAATATATGGCATTTACCGAACGGTATGCTAAACGGCGGATTCCGCTATCGGGAGGGCGATCGCAACAACTGCTGATCTTGCGAGCACAAACCTTTTCCCAACAGCAACCGCCAGAAACAACCGTCGATATGGAACAGGCTGCTGAAGGGTCATCCCTAGACTCAGACCAAACCTGGAATGACTCCTCGGTGCAGCAAGTGCGAAATGCGATGGTCGATCGCGATCTAGAACCTGCTGATGATTCCTTGCGCGAAACCGTCATCAAAGAAGTGCTGGCTTACTTGCAAGAGAGAGGACAAAACGACTGTGCGGACTATTTTATTTTGCGATTGCAAGATTTACCCACCAATGAAATCGAAGAAATTTTAGGCGTGACTCCCAGGCAGCGGGATTACTTACAGCAGCGCTTTAAATATCATTTGATTCGATTTGCTCTCTCTCACCGCTGGGAACTGGTCCATGAATGGTTAGAAGCCGATTTAGAGCGAAACTTAGGGTTAACCCCGGAACGGTGGCAACAATTTCAAGACAGCCTAGAAGCTCCACAACGGAAATTACTCCAATTAAAGCAACAAGGCGCGAAGGATTCAGACATTGCCAAAGACTTAGAATGTACAGTGAACCAAGTGCAGAAACGGTGGTTTAGACTACTAGAAGCCGCATGGCATCTTCGCAACGAGCGCGATTCCGGAAATAATGCATCTACAGATGAATAG
- a CDS encoding SanA/YdcF family protein, giving the protein MESVKVIMDFMNWPVLLLVLGLTMVVIPLGLNVYVYAVTYADRYREIEQVPPQPIAIVFGAGVWDDGSPTPMLADRVQAAIDLYKLGRVQKILMTGDNFRPDYNEVKAMSSYAEQQGVPVSDILLDRAGLSTYDSCYRAHSLFGIHQAVLITQRYHLPRAVYTGRKMGIQSVGLGTPDWGIFRNDSMTYYTFREFIAVIKALWQVQVTRPQPTVIGPFDGGKSQE; this is encoded by the coding sequence ATGGAATCTGTAAAGGTGATTATGGATTTTATGAACTGGCCTGTTTTACTGTTGGTTTTGGGTCTGACGATGGTCGTCATTCCCTTGGGATTGAATGTCTATGTTTATGCCGTGACTTATGCCGATCGCTATCGAGAAATAGAACAAGTTCCCCCGCAACCGATCGCCATTGTTTTTGGGGCGGGAGTTTGGGATGATGGGAGTCCCACCCCGATGTTAGCCGATCGCGTTCAAGCGGCGATCGACTTGTATAAACTGGGTCGCGTTCAGAAAATTTTGATGACGGGGGACAACTTCCGTCCTGATTATAATGAAGTTAAAGCGATGTCATCTTATGCAGAACAACAGGGAGTTCCCGTCAGCGATATTCTCCTCGATCGCGCCGGATTGAGCACCTATGATAGTTGTTACCGGGCTCACTCCCTCTTTGGCATTCACCAGGCCGTTTTAATTACCCAACGTTATCATCTCCCTCGCGCCGTTTACACGGGTCGCAAAATGGGAATTCAGTCAGTCGGTTTGGGAACTCCGGATTGGGGAATTTTCCGCAACGATTCCATGACTTACTATACCTTCCGGGAATTTATAGCCGTCATCAAAGCATTATGGCAGGTCCAGGTTACTCGACCTCAACCAACAGTGATCGGTCCTTTTGATGGAGGCAAATCACAGGAATAA
- a CDS encoding ATP-binding protein — protein sequence METIRQSFASKIDEILKQWKIKVRLDTKIENSKKLSEPALTNLIPEVLEAMTTALNESEEDDFEIVAQASLEHGINRFEHGYDAAEIAREYRLLRQVVFSILKDELLELPKMESYRAFRIIDAVIDQASAYCFHQFVEERTRKLENLQQQITQNNEELTRLLSLSQESFSQLAHELKTPLNSIMAYSQMILRQQQSRTEEDSITIERIERVLRASRQLLQLVNNSLEISQVDAGKTQLKLIKIDLISVIAATLETIEPLAEAKELSIIISNDLAPEQVITDLSRLQQILINLLSNAVRYTETGSITVICESLPDDKWLLGIRDTGIGIAPENIKRIFQPFSRVAHRVSQQAEGSTGLGLTIVSQLVELLQGEIQVVSKLGEGSEFIIIFPREIKPDQP from the coding sequence ATGGAAACGATCCGCCAATCTTTTGCCAGTAAAATAGACGAAATCCTTAAGCAATGGAAAATAAAAGTCCGTTTAGATACTAAAATTGAAAATTCCAAAAAATTGTCTGAACCCGCTCTGACCAATTTAATTCCGGAAGTTTTGGAAGCGATGACAACGGCTTTAAATGAATCAGAGGAAGATGATTTTGAAATAGTGGCCCAAGCGAGTTTAGAACATGGAATCAATCGGTTTGAGCATGGCTATGATGCCGCCGAAATTGCCCGGGAATATCGACTTCTGCGCCAGGTAGTTTTTTCTATTTTAAAAGATGAACTGCTGGAATTACCCAAGATGGAATCTTATCGAGCCTTTCGGATTATCGATGCGGTCATAGACCAAGCAAGTGCTTATTGCTTTCATCAATTTGTAGAAGAGCGGACCCGAAAGCTAGAAAATCTTCAGCAGCAAATTACCCAGAATAATGAAGAATTAACCCGGTTGCTTAGTCTGAGCCAAGAAAGTTTTTCCCAACTGGCCCATGAACTCAAAACCCCTTTAAATTCAATCATGGCTTATTCCCAAATGATCCTGCGTCAGCAACAATCGAGAACCGAAGAAGATTCCATCACGATTGAGAGAATTGAGCGAGTCCTGCGGGCTTCCCGACAATTGCTACAACTCGTAAATAATTCCCTAGAAATATCTCAGGTTGATGCGGGAAAGACTCAATTAAAATTGATTAAAATCGACCTCATTTCTGTAATTGCGGCTACCCTAGAAACCATTGAACCCCTGGCTGAAGCTAAAGAATTATCAATTATCATAAGCAACGATCTCGCTCCCGAGCAGGTGATTACGGATCTGTCTCGCTTGCAGCAGATTTTAATCAATCTGCTGAGTAATGCAGTCCGCTACACTGAAACGGGTTCGATTACGGTTATCTGTGAAAGCCTTCCTGATGACAAATGGTTGCTGGGTATTAGGGATACTGGAATCGGAATTGCTCCAGAAAATATAAAGCGAATTTTTCAGCCCTTTTCCCGCGTGGCCCACCGGGTTTCTCAACAAGCTGAGGGCAGTACCGGCTTAGGATTGACTATTGTCTCCCAGCTTGTTGAACTTCTCCAAGGAGAAATTCAAGTTGTTTCTAAACTCGGTGAAGGGTCGGAATTTATCATTATTTTCCCCCGTGAAATCAAGCCCGATCAGCCATAA
- a CDS encoding Mo-dependent nitrogenase C-terminal domain-containing protein, translated as MNVLDYTIQHLIRMTWIELSEKATPQSDLSKVQNRSHRQFFQPLGPLKQWLDRLEIRDRQMAHNLCKLIPSQCPFERDIKICGRVLFHIPPLCKLNPFYEQFVGLRFRALCYLADECGEDVTVYC; from the coding sequence ATGAATGTATTAGATTATACCATACAGCATCTAATTCGCATGACTTGGATAGAGCTTTCTGAAAAAGCGACCCCACAAAGCGATCTCTCTAAGGTTCAAAATCGTTCACACCGGCAATTTTTCCAGCCCTTAGGTCCACTCAAGCAGTGGCTTGATCGCCTAGAAATTCGCGATCGCCAAATGGCTCATAACTTGTGTAAACTCATTCCCTCTCAATGTCCCTTTGAACGGGATATCAAAATCTGTGGTCGCGTCTTATTTCACATTCCGCCCTTATGTAAACTCAACCCATTTTATGAGCAGTTTGTAGGGCTACGCTTCCGCGCATTATGTTATTTAGCCGATGAATGTGGTGAGGACGTCACCGTCTACTGTTAA
- a CDS encoding transglutaminase TgpA family protein yields MFNSSGIRHLSLIPIWRRIRQQIEASKPPTPEDSAILRVLVQALVIVGIIATDVAAGTTMSLWAVPLSILGATWSWYRRRDRNIAVKFLLAIGMLVALGAFFGRLIEALNDTRVVLAELLIQVQVLHSFDLPRRSDLGYSMVIGLILLGVAGTVSQTLAFAPLLLIFLAIALPTLVFDYRSRLGLKPEKRPTGPRKKKKINYSQLGFYGFLFSLVLAIGLVIFAVMPRFPGYQLQTFPVSSPIEIPGDLDGRQIVNPGYDNGEGDGTGGDGTDGPGEIDETFYYGFNNRMNQNLRGEMTPKVVMRVRSQAEGFWRVLAFDRYTGQGWEIGRNEEATTLRRPSWSYQFNVPIDRTRLGRTQEIVQSYTAVSDLPNIIPALYEPKSLYFPTDQVTFDTEGSLRSPLGLVEGLTYTVISEVPYRDRSALSQAPTTYSQAIRNSYLQVPPEISDRVRQQTEEILAGAPNPVTSPYEQALYLAQYLKQNYSIPNDPFGLPFLGPEDDLVETFLFQQQGGYPDHFSTVYTVMLRSIGIPSRLVVGFAPGEFNPFTGLYVVRNTDAYAMTEVYFPEYGWFAFDPIPGHEIIPPSIQEYQPFSVLRMLWRWVAGWLPSPVTGFLQAVFSILGGWLVGSIVWLLRLFSRGWVGLLAGSILLTGLAFLVWLAWDGFRQWRYRRFLAKMPPVERLYQQMLDTLGRQGYRKHPAQTPFEYARELHQHQPETDSSAVDEISHAYVSWRYGGSEPNLAVLQERLKGLKKRSQLRRK; encoded by the coding sequence ATGTTTAACTCGTCAGGGATTCGGCATCTGTCCCTTATTCCCATCTGGCGGAGGATCCGACAGCAAATCGAGGCGAGCAAACCTCCGACTCCGGAGGACTCGGCGATCCTGCGGGTGCTGGTGCAGGCCCTTGTAATCGTCGGGATTATTGCAACGGATGTGGCGGCAGGGACGACGATGAGCCTTTGGGCAGTCCCCTTGAGCATTCTGGGAGCCACCTGGAGTTGGTATCGCCGCCGCGATCGCAATATTGCCGTTAAATTTTTGCTGGCGATTGGGATGCTCGTCGCCCTCGGTGCTTTTTTTGGGCGCTTAATTGAGGCACTCAACGATACCCGTGTGGTTCTGGCTGAACTGCTGATTCAAGTTCAGGTTCTCCATAGTTTTGACCTCCCTCGGCGCTCGGATTTGGGCTATTCGATGGTGATCGGATTGATCCTGTTGGGGGTAGCGGGAACTGTCAGCCAAACCTTAGCTTTTGCGCCGTTATTATTAATCTTTTTGGCGATCGCCTTGCCGACGTTGGTCTTCGATTATCGATCGCGCTTGGGACTGAAACCGGAGAAACGTCCCACCGGACCCCGGAAAAAAAAGAAAATCAACTATTCTCAACTAGGTTTTTACGGTTTCCTGTTTAGTCTGGTTCTGGCGATCGGACTGGTGATTTTTGCTGTGATGCCGCGCTTTCCCGGCTATCAATTACAAACCTTTCCCGTGAGTTCTCCCATTGAAATTCCCGGAGATTTAGATGGCCGTCAAATTGTCAATCCGGGCTATGACAACGGCGAAGGAGATGGCACCGGGGGGGATGGCACTGATGGACCTGGAGAGATTGATGAAACCTTTTATTATGGGTTCAATAACCGGATGAACCAAAATCTCCGGGGCGAAATGACACCCAAAGTCGTGATGCGGGTGCGATCGCAAGCGGAGGGATTTTGGCGCGTCTTGGCGTTTGACCGCTATACCGGCCAAGGTTGGGAAATCGGTCGCAATGAAGAGGCGACCACCCTACGCCGTCCCAGTTGGTCCTATCAATTTAATGTTCCCATTGACCGGACCCGACTGGGGAGAACTCAGGAAATCGTTCAAAGCTATACGGCAGTTTCGGATTTACCGAATATTATTCCGGCCCTATATGAGCCGAAATCGCTTTATTTTCCAACGGACCAGGTAACCTTCGATACCGAAGGCAGTCTGCGATCGCCCTTGGGTTTGGTGGAAGGACTGACTTACACGGTGATTTCAGAAGTCCCCTATCGCGATCGCAGCGCCCTTTCTCAAGCCCCCACAACCTATTCCCAGGCGATTCGCAATTCTTACCTGCAAGTCCCTCCAGAAATCAGCGATCGCGTGCGCCAACAGACGGAGGAAATTTTAGCAGGGGCACCCAATCCGGTAACCTCTCCTTATGAACAAGCCCTCTACCTGGCTCAATATCTCAAACAAAACTACAGCATTCCCAACGACCCCTTTGGTCTGCCTTTTTTAGGACCCGAGGATGATTTGGTTGAGACCTTTCTGTTCCAGCAACAGGGGGGCTATCCGGACCACTTCTCCACCGTCTATACCGTGATGTTGCGTTCTATTGGGATTCCCTCCCGGTTAGTCGTGGGGTTTGCACCGGGAGAGTTTAATCCCTTTACCGGACTCTATGTGGTTCGTAATACTGACGCCTATGCCATGACGGAGGTCTATTTTCCCGAATATGGGTGGTTTGCCTTTGACCCGATTCCCGGTCATGAAATCATTCCCCCATCCATTCAAGAATATCAGCCCTTTAGCGTGTTGCGGATGTTGTGGCGATGGGTTGCAGGGTGGCTACCTTCTCCGGTGACGGGATTTCTGCAAGCGGTGTTTTCTATCCTCGGCGGTTGGCTGGTGGGGAGTATTGTCTGGCTATTGCGGCTGTTTAGCCGAGGCTGGGTGGGACTCTTGGCCGGTTCCATCTTACTGACGGGTTTGGCATTTCTCGTTTGGTTAGCTTGGGACGGTTTCCGACAGTGGCGCTATCGTCGGTTCTTGGCAAAAATGCCCCCAGTGGAACGACTGTATCAGCAAATGCTGGATACGTTAGGACGCCAAGGATATCGCAAACATCCGGCACAAACCCCGTTCGAGTATGCGCGAGAGTTGCACCAACATCAACCCGAGACTGACTCATCCGCAGTCGATGAGATTTCTCACGCTTATGTGAGTTGGCGTTATGGGGGCAGTGAACCGAATCTTGCTGTTCTCCAGGAACGGTTAAAAGGGTTGAAAAAGCGATCGCAACTCCGCCGAAAGTAG
- a CDS encoding transposase family protein, with protein sequence MGDQEVVKEILTLHELTVDSTEQPIERPTDNQEQKEYFSRKKKKHTLKNQLIVIAKGEDIVDVKIGEKGPISDIKIFREQQNKFDPNQKIKGHKAYVGGFQMSTLHKKPKNQELSLEQKEENKICSANQIFVEHLIGNLKKFRLLPKDLGLYAQIISW encoded by the coding sequence GTGGGAGACCAAGAAGTAGTGAAAGAAATACTCACTCTTCATGAGTTAACAGTAGATAGCACGGAACAGCCCATAGAACGGCCTACTGACAACCAAGAGCAAAAAGAATATTTCTCACGAAAAAAGAAAAAACACACACTAAAAAATCAATTAATTGTTATTGCTAAAGGAGAAGATATTGTGGATGTAAAAATTGGAGAAAAAGGCCCGATTAGTGATATTAAAATATTTAGAGAACAGCAAAATAAGTTTGACCCCAATCAAAAAATTAAAGGGCACAAGGCTTATGTCGGAGGATTCCAAATGTCTACTCTTCATAAGAAACCTAAAAATCAAGAACTAAGTCTCGAACAGAAAGAGGAAAATAAAATCTGTTCAGCTAACCAAATTTTTGTAGAACATTTAATTGGAAACCTAAAAAAATTCAGATTGCTGCCGAAAGATTTAGGCTTATACGCTCAAATTATAAGTTGGTAA
- a CDS encoding ATP-binding protein, with the protein MALKPGYKIEGLIPREDLREGKPLDAAGFAVHLDQVRDNRAPADYQEPERFFERTYLTKYLTELAAQVVRRLSGETTQTSAIFNLCTQFGGGKTHALTLLYHLAKHGAAANRWSGVHKILSQGGVSSVPEAAVAVFVGTEFDSITGRGGDDGTPRRKTPWGELAYQLGGEAAFQIVAEHEQQFIEPKGDVIRKFLPKDKACLILLDEIINYASTYRNRGYGDRLYNFIQALSETARGEKNVVLVVSIPASEMEYTAADEADEQRFKKMLDRVGKAIMMSAESETSEIIRRRLFEWTTNAVTPDGKIMLPKDADTTCNHYADWVAEYRQQLPSWFPIDSAREAFKATYPFHPALLSVFERKWQALPRFQRTRGVLRLLALWVSIAYQEGYQGNHRDALIGLGTAPLDNPLFRPAVFEQLGENRLEGAVTTDICGKKDAHALRLDAEASEEIKKYRLHRKVTTAIFFESNGGCTRTEATVPEIRLAVGEPNVDIGNIETVLESLSSECYYLTVAQTKYRFTLYPNLNKILADRRANVQGSRIDERVHKEIETMFTPSQGIQVIHFPEQPNHIPNQAVLTLAVMAPGHPHSEDNTLTLIEGMIRESGASSRTFKSALLFAIADSEVQLREEARKVLAWEDIRDQEQELDDAQKKHLSENLKKAQRDLGESVWRAYKYLALLGKDNRVRVVNLGLVTSSAAQSPVELILNRLRLDGEVSETVSPRFLVRNWSGAFSEWSTQSVRDAFFASPLFPRLLKADAVKEAIARGVKDGTLAYLGKTSGDHYQPFEFKTDLAGSQIEISEDMFILKAEEASAYLQRITDPPKLNKLVISPPRVQLEPGKKQTFTVRGRDQYNQDIAIDDIQWTATGGAIAPDGVLTAGADEGNFTVTATAGTIQAIGEFSVKVSQTVSAKEKGISYQVADDTEIPPLQPKGLKWTGEIAPQKWMNFYTRVLSKFASDKAVKLTVKIEVAIEGEVSEQKQDETKVALQELGLNDQLEQSEQNE; encoded by the coding sequence ATGGCACTCAAACCCGGGTACAAAATAGAAGGACTGATTCCCCGGGAAGACTTGCGCGAGGGCAAGCCTTTAGATGCGGCTGGATTCGCGGTGCATCTTGACCAAGTGCGAGACAACCGCGCCCCGGCAGACTATCAGGAACCGGAACGGTTTTTTGAGCGCACCTATCTCACCAAATACTTAACCGAACTCGCCGCCCAAGTCGTCCGCAGACTCTCGGGCGAAACCACCCAAACCTCAGCGATTTTCAACCTCTGCACGCAATTCGGAGGGGGCAAAACTCACGCCTTGACTTTGCTCTATCACTTGGCGAAACATGGCGCTGCGGCCAATCGCTGGTCAGGAGTTCATAAAATATTAAGCCAAGGGGGAGTGAGTTCGGTTCCGGAGGCGGCAGTGGCGGTATTTGTGGGTACCGAATTTGACTCCATCACCGGGCGCGGTGGCGATGACGGTACTCCCCGGAGGAAAACTCCTTGGGGTGAACTCGCCTATCAGTTAGGCGGGGAAGCGGCTTTTCAGATTGTAGCAGAGCATGAACAGCAGTTTATCGAACCGAAAGGAGATGTGATCCGCAAGTTTCTGCCGAAAGATAAAGCTTGCCTAATTTTGCTGGATGAAATTATCAACTATGCCAGCACTTATCGCAACAGAGGCTATGGCGATCGCCTTTATAACTTCATTCAAGCCTTGTCCGAAACCGCACGAGGTGAGAAAAATGTCGTTTTGGTCGTCTCTATCCCGGCGTCGGAAATGGAATACACCGCAGCGGACGAAGCGGACGAACAGCGCTTTAAGAAAATGCTCGATCGCGTCGGGAAAGCGATTATGATGTCGGCGGAATCCGAAACCTCGGAAATTATCCGTCGCCGCTTATTTGAATGGACTACCAACGCCGTCACCCCTGACGGTAAAATCATGCTACCCAAAGATGCCGATACAACCTGCAATCATTACGCCGATTGGGTGGCAGAATACCGCCAGCAGTTACCCAGTTGGTTTCCCATTGATAGTGCTCGCGAAGCCTTTAAAGCGACTTACCCCTTCCATCCGGCCCTACTCTCGGTATTCGAGCGCAAATGGCAGGCTTTACCGCGATTTCAACGCACCCGGGGGGTTTTGCGGCTGTTAGCCTTGTGGGTGTCGATCGCCTATCAGGAAGGGTATCAAGGTAACCATCGGGACGCCCTGATTGGCTTGGGAACCGCACCTTTGGACAATCCCTTATTTCGCCCAGCGGTATTTGAGCAACTGGGGGAAAATCGCCTAGAAGGGGCGGTGACTACGGATATTTGCGGCAAAAAAGACGCCCATGCCCTTCGCCTGGATGCAGAAGCGAGTGAAGAGATTAAAAAATATCGGCTGCATCGCAAGGTAACCACGGCGATTTTTTTCGAGTCCAATGGCGGCTGTACTCGCACCGAGGCAACAGTTCCAGAAATTCGACTGGCTGTGGGGGAACCCAATGTGGATATCGGTAATATAGAAACGGTTTTGGAATCGTTAAGCAGCGAGTGCTATTACCTGACCGTTGCCCAAACGAAATATCGGTTCACTTTGTATCCCAACCTCAACAAAATTTTAGCAGACCGTCGGGCGAATGTCCAGGGCAGCCGCATTGATGAGCGAGTGCACAAGGAAATTGAGACCATGTTTACCCCCAGCCAAGGGATTCAGGTGATTCATTTTCCCGAACAACCGAACCATATCCCCAACCAAGCGGTGCTAACTTTAGCGGTGATGGCACCGGGACACCCGCATTCGGAGGACAATACCCTCACTTTAATCGAGGGGATGATTCGAGAATCCGGGGCTTCATCTAGGACCTTCAAGAGTGCGCTACTGTTTGCGATCGCCGACTCGGAGGTACAGTTGCGAGAAGAAGCCCGCAAGGTGTTAGCTTGGGAAGATATCCGGGATCAGGAACAGGAGTTAGACGACGCGCAGAAAAAGCACCTCTCGGAAAACCTCAAAAAAGCCCAGCGCGATTTGGGGGAATCGGTATGGCGCGCTTATAAATATCTGGCGCTGTTGGGTAAAGATAATAGGGTGCGGGTGGTGAATTTGGGCTTGGTGACTTCGAGTGCAGCCCAATCTCCGGTGGAGTTGATTCTCAACCGTTTGCGCCTAGATGGGGAGGTTTCAGAGACGGTGAGTCCGCGATTCCTGGTGCGTAATTGGTCCGGTGCCTTCTCCGAGTGGAGTACCCAATCGGTTCGGGATGCGTTTTTTGCTTCTCCCCTCTTCCCCCGATTGCTGAAGGCAGATGCGGTTAAGGAGGCGATCGCACGGGGGGTGAAAGATGGTACTCTGGCTTATCTGGGCAAAACTTCGGGGGATCACTATCAACCGTTTGAGTTCAAAACGGATTTAGCGGGCAGCCAAATTGAGATTTCTGAAGATATGTTTATCCTGAAAGCAGAAGAGGCGTCCGCCTACCTGCAACGGATTACGGACCCCCCGAAATTGAACAAGTTGGTCATTTCACCTCCTAGAGTGCAACTGGAACCGGGTAAGAAGCAAACGTTTACAGTCCGGGGACGAGATCAGTATAACCAAGACATTGCGATCGATGACATCCAATGGACGGCGACAGGCGGGGCGATCGCACCGGATGGGGTTCTCACAGCAGGGGCAGATGAGGGCAACTTCACGGTGACGGCAACGGCAGGAACAATCCAGGCGATCGGGGAATTTTCTGTCAAAGTATCTCAGACTGTTAGTGCGAAAGAGAAGGGGATATCTTATCAAGTCGCCGATGACACAGAAATCCCACCCTTACAACCTAAAGGGTTGAAGTGGACGGGTGAAATTGCACCTCAGAAATGGATGAATTTCTATACGCGAGTTCTGAGTAAATTTGCCAGTGACAAAGCGGTTAAACTCACGGTAAAAATAGAAGTGGCGATCGAGGGGGAAGTTTCTGAGCAAAAGCAGGATGAAACGAAAGTAGCCCTCCAAGAACTTGGACTGAATGACCAACTTGAACAAAGTGAACAAAATGAGTGA
- a CDS encoding restriction endonuclease subunit S, which yields MTQGNNWTQKQIGEVCLIGDGTHAKIKRQEEGIMYLTAKNIKPGQLKLSKVDRISETDFDRYFCKNTQSIRKPEAGDILFGIIGSIGEPYLVKSDDLFGISSSLAILRPNPSILWPPYLYYWVKGPIFQNALQARKAGVVQCYISLNTLKRMPIAYPDLGRQQKIAAIMRDYDDLISNNQRRIKILEQMAQSIYQEWFTKWRIPNVEWREATPEEQQVTGQELFPVGWAIAPIGEAIETLSGDTPAKKKPEYWANGTLVWYRTTDLTTAGTMFISGSTHKITEVGQQGSKIRTFPPYSVMMTSRATIGVVAINTTTACTNQGFITCIPNERLSAYYLYFWIKENRDRIFNLASGLMYREINLGWFRQLPIAIPDSATHHQFIETLDPLCEQIQTLQAKTTNLKLTRELLLSKLLSGEIDVE from the coding sequence GTGACACAAGGAAACAATTGGACGCAAAAACAGATTGGCGAAGTTTGCCTGATTGGAGATGGTACCCATGCCAAAATTAAAAGGCAAGAAGAGGGTATTATGTATTTAACCGCCAAAAATATTAAACCGGGCCAGTTAAAACTTTCCAAGGTGGACCGGATATCCGAAACAGATTTTGACCGCTATTTTTGTAAAAATACCCAATCAATTCGCAAGCCCGAAGCCGGGGATATCTTATTTGGGATCATTGGTAGCATTGGAGAACCCTATTTAGTTAAATCCGATGACTTATTTGGGATTTCTAGTAGTCTAGCTATTTTAAGACCTAATCCTAGCATTCTCTGGCCTCCTTATCTTTATTACTGGGTAAAAGGTCCGATTTTTCAAAATGCGTTACAGGCCAGAAAGGCGGGGGTTGTTCAATGTTATATCAGTTTAAACACCCTAAAAAGAATGCCGATCGCCTATCCAGATTTGGGTAGGCAACAGAAAATAGCAGCCATTATGAGGGATTATGATGACTTGATTTCTAACAACCAACGGCGGATTAAGATACTCGAACAGATGGCGCAAAGTATCTATCAGGAGTGGTTTACGAAATGGCGAATTCCTAATGTGGAATGGCGGGAGGCAACGCCGGAAGAACAACAAGTGACCGGCCAGGAATTGTTTCCGGTGGGATGGGCGATCGCACCGATTGGGGAGGCGATCGAAACCCTCAGCGGCGATACCCCAGCAAAGAAAAAACCCGAATATTGGGCCAATGGAACATTAGTCTGGTACAGAACCACGGATTTAACCACAGCGGGAACGATGTTTATTTCCGGTTCTACTCACAAAATTACCGAGGTGGGGCAACAGGGCAGTAAAATTCGCACATTCCCCCCGTATTCGGTGATGATGACATCTCGGGCCACCATTGGGGTTGTCGCAATTAATACCACCACGGCTTGTACCAACCAAGGATTTATTACTTGTATCCCCAATGAGCGGTTATCGGCTTACTATTTATATTTTTGGATTAAGGAAAACCGCGATCGCATTTTTAACCTGGCATCAGGATTAATGTACCGCGAAATCAATCTCGGCTGGTTTCGACAATTACCGATCGCCATTCCTGACTCCGCAACCCACCATCAGTTTATCGAAACCCTCGACCCCCTCTGTGAGCAAATCCAAACCTTACAAGCCAAAACAACTAACCTCAAGTTAACTCGGGAGTTACTCTTGAGTAAATTACTCTCCGGCGAAATTGATGTTGAGTAG